Proteins encoded within one genomic window of Candidatus Dormiibacterota bacterium:
- a CDS encoding cytochrome c biogenesis protein gives MAKRAVANTTSGTAVLAERILFILVAVLVPCCLHVVFRIVPTEGKMGVVQRIFYFHVPSAFAGFLGVGLCALFSALYLWTRDRRLDLLAHASAEIGVLFFTIVLLTGPIWARPVWGVWWTGEVRLTSTLVLWLLYMGYLILRRSAESPDQAARFCAVLGIVGALDVPIIYYSVEWWRGLHPRVLKISGGQGLDPAMGKALALCSVTFLLFFLLLLLLRVRLGRLQDDVEALTLHAGRQASPAGTA, from the coding sequence ATGGCGAAGCGCGCGGTGGCGAACACGACGAGCGGCACGGCCGTCCTGGCCGAGCGCATCCTCTTCATCCTCGTGGCGGTCCTCGTCCCCTGCTGCCTGCACGTGGTCTTTCGGATCGTGCCGACGGAAGGGAAGATGGGGGTCGTGCAGCGCATCTTCTACTTCCACGTCCCCTCGGCCTTCGCGGGCTTTCTCGGCGTCGGCCTGTGCGCGCTGTTCAGCGCTCTCTACCTGTGGACCCGCGACCGGCGCCTGGACCTTCTGGCGCACGCCTCCGCCGAGATCGGCGTCCTGTTCTTCACTATCGTCCTGCTCACCGGACCCATCTGGGCCCGCCCGGTCTGGGGCGTCTGGTGGACGGGCGAGGTGCGTCTCACCTCGACGCTCGTCCTCTGGCTGCTCTACATGGGATACCTGATCCTGCGCCGGAGCGCGGAAAGCCCGGACCAGGCGGCGCGCTTCTGCGCCGTCCTCGGCATCGTCGGTGCGCTCGATGTCCCGATCATCTATTACTCCGTGGAATGGTGGCGCGGACTGCACCCCAGGGTGCTGAAGATCTCCGGAGGCCAGGGTCTCGACCCGGCCATGGGAAAGGCCCTGGCGCTGTGCTCGGTCACGTTCCTTCTGTTCTTCCTTCTCCTTCTCCTTCTACGCGTCCGCCTCGGGCGCCTGCAGGACGACGTGGAAGCCTTGACGCTGCACGCCGGACGTCAGGCGTCGCCCGCCGGGACAGCATGA
- a CDS encoding CcmD family protein, which translates to MIDPHFESLASIFALLVQDPATGFTAENVAARPDVVERGLRFLNLAYTAVWVVLAVYLFSLSIRLHRLSRQIARLKERAGL; encoded by the coding sequence ATGATCGACCCGCACTTCGAGTCCCTCGCCTCGATCTTCGCCCTCCTCGTGCAGGATCCGGCCACCGGGTTCACCGCGGAGAACGTGGCGGCGCGCCCCGATGTCGTGGAGCGCGGCCTGCGCTTCCTCAATCTGGCCTACACCGCGGTGTGGGTCGTCCTCGCCGTGTACCTCTTCAGCCTGTCGATACGGCTGCACCGCCTGTCCCGTCAGATCGCCCGTCTGAAGGAACGCGCCGGTCTCTGA
- the lepB gene encoding signal peptidase I, translating to MLPDDAPKTIVRDYFETIVTCVIFVIFARTFAFQQSKIPTGSMIPTLLVGDYIMVNKFAFAPLSSVPALAWVEHLLLPVRDLKRKDIVVFKYPEEPEKDYIKRVIGLPGEVLEVRSRVVYIDGKPLEEPYVIHRNPPGLNSDQDNYPPTRIPENSLFCMGDNRDNSKDSRSWGFVPRDYVKGRAFMIWWSYDEDSYAWQKTALADKASGIWDKITHLFTKSRWERSFKIIK from the coding sequence ATGCTGCCCGACGACGCGCCCAAGACCATCGTCCGCGACTATTTCGAGACCATCGTCACCTGCGTCATCTTCGTCATCTTCGCGCGCACGTTCGCGTTCCAGCAATCGAAGATCCCGACCGGATCGATGATCCCGACGCTCCTCGTCGGCGACTACATCATGGTCAACAAGTTCGCCTTCGCGCCGCTGTCGTCCGTTCCGGCGCTGGCGTGGGTCGAGCACTTGCTTCTTCCGGTGCGCGACCTGAAGCGGAAGGACATCGTCGTGTTCAAGTACCCGGAGGAGCCGGAGAAGGACTACATCAAGCGGGTCATCGGGCTGCCCGGCGAGGTGCTGGAGGTGCGCAGTCGGGTGGTCTACATCGACGGCAAGCCCCTCGAAGAGCCGTACGTGATCCATCGCAACCCTCCGGGCCTGAACAGCGACCAGGACAACTATCCGCCCACCCGCATCCCGGAGAACTCCCTGTTCTGCATGGGAGACAACCGGGACAACAGCAAGGACAGCCGCTCCTGGGGATTCGTGCCGCGCGACTACGTCAAGGGCCGGGCCTTCATGATCTGGTGGTCGTACGACGAGGATTCGTACGCCTGGCAGAAGACCGCCCTGGCCGACAAGGCGTCGGGCATCTGGGACAAGATCACGCACCTCTTCACCAAGTCGCGCTGGGAGCGCAGCTTCAAGATCATCAAGTGA
- the nadB gene encoding L-aspartate oxidase — MSDTRAPFDVIVAGSGIAGLRAAIEIAREGGRVAILTKDGPTDSATDKAQGGLAAVLSDDDEISLHYQDTIQAGDGLCHEGAVRVLVEEGPARALELIEWGARFDREGTRIALAREAAHSKRRILRAQGDSTGREIARALVAKSSEDSRIVLLPRIFSVDLILAGGRCAGVSALDESRRRPEILKARSVLLATGGVGQAYQETTNPPQATGDGMAMAYRAGAEMMDMEFVQFHPTALSMEGAPRFLLSEAMRGEGGRLENAAGERFMSRSDPRGELAPRDIVARGIVAEMRRTGHPCVYLSMRGLDPEFVRGRFPTIAATCAAYGLDIGRDRIPVTPCAHYIMGGVKTDLWGRTSVPGLYAAGEVACTGVHGANRLASNSLLEGLVFGARAGRAMLGDDLPPPPEGPLVGDPGTALAIGEEAAREAIESLKRVMWEGAGIVRDGSGLRRTIDAVLRLERGLARRSVSRPGVEARNLLFVGRLIAESALGRRESRGAHFRQDFPERESGRGRHSIIAPGAPAPDLPFITVPEAD, encoded by the coding sequence ATGAGCGACACACGCGCCCCCTTCGACGTGATCGTCGCCGGGAGCGGAATCGCCGGCCTGCGCGCCGCCATCGAGATCGCCCGGGAGGGCGGACGCGTCGCGATCCTGACCAAGGACGGTCCGACCGACTCGGCCACGGACAAGGCGCAGGGCGGCCTTGCCGCGGTGCTGTCGGACGACGACGAGATTTCGCTGCACTATCAGGACACGATCCAGGCGGGCGACGGTCTGTGCCACGAGGGGGCCGTCCGCGTGCTGGTCGAGGAGGGGCCGGCGCGCGCCCTCGAGCTCATCGAGTGGGGGGCGCGCTTCGATCGCGAGGGGACGCGCATCGCGCTGGCGCGCGAAGCCGCCCACAGCAAGAGACGGATTCTGCGCGCCCAGGGCGACTCGACCGGCAGGGAGATCGCCCGCGCCCTGGTCGCGAAATCCTCCGAAGACAGCCGCATCGTCCTCCTGCCGCGGATCTTCTCCGTGGATCTCATCCTCGCCGGGGGGCGCTGCGCCGGGGTGTCCGCCCTGGACGAATCGAGACGGCGGCCGGAGATCCTGAAGGCCCGCTCCGTCCTCCTGGCGACGGGGGGAGTGGGGCAGGCGTACCAGGAGACGACGAACCCCCCGCAGGCCACGGGGGACGGCATGGCGATGGCGTACCGGGCCGGCGCGGAGATGATGGACATGGAGTTCGTGCAGTTCCATCCGACGGCCCTCTCCATGGAGGGGGCGCCGCGCTTCCTGCTGTCGGAGGCGATGCGCGGTGAAGGGGGGCGGCTCGAGAACGCAGCCGGTGAGCGCTTCATGTCGCGCTCCGATCCACGCGGCGAGCTGGCGCCGCGCGACATCGTGGCGCGCGGCATCGTCGCCGAGATGCGCCGCACCGGCCACCCTTGCGTCTACCTGAGCATGCGCGGCCTCGATCCCGAGTTCGTGCGGGGCCGCTTCCCCACGATCGCGGCCACATGCGCCGCGTACGGGCTGGATATCGGGCGCGATCGGATCCCGGTGACGCCGTGCGCGCACTACATCATGGGGGGCGTGAAGACCGATCTCTGGGGACGGACCTCGGTCCCCGGGCTGTACGCGGCGGGAGAGGTCGCCTGCACCGGCGTGCACGGCGCCAACCGCCTGGCGAGCAACTCGCTTCTCGAGGGGCTGGTCTTCGGAGCGCGGGCCGGCCGCGCCATGCTGGGGGACGACCTGCCGCCGCCTCCGGAGGGACCGCTCGTCGGCGACCCGGGGACGGCTCTGGCGATCGGCGAGGAGGCGGCGCGTGAGGCGATCGAGTCCCTGAAGCGGGTCATGTGGGAGGGAGCCGGGATCGTGAGGGACGGGTCGGGCCTGCGCCGGACGATCGACGCCGTCCTGCGCCTGGAACGGGGGCTGGCCCGCCGTTCCGTGTCACGTCCCGGAGTCGAGGCCCGCAATCTGCTGTTCGTCGGCCGCCTCATCGCCGAGTCCGCGCTTGGGCGCCGCGAGAGCCGCGGCGCGCATTTCCGTCAGGACTTCCCGGAGCGGGAATCCGGTCGGGGACGGCACTCGATCATCGCGCCCGGAGCCCCGGCACCCGATCTCCCCTTCATCACGGTTCCCGAAGCCGACTGA
- a CDS encoding DUF4388 domain-containing protein, with translation MHDQPPQGSIDDIFLPRLVAGLHLHEFEGSLRLTLADSVKVLYFKKGEIASAASNADSDRLAHILIQEGRLTIEQLELTRTRMEPGASLGKTLIEMGFLTPTELLQGARRQVQIIVASCFTATSGSYEMVPGPLPPEVTSLGLGTRRLLFDCLMRSGDRATIVREIGSMEAVYRPTDRLEFVLSSLKLDSEIDRFARLLNGAASLHDLSSRTSHDDFTVGRVVLALELLGGAEKVPPTGEAAPVAAGGRAIPIVVATPDADPAPAAEEGADDDTIEIETEALEPAPLVEVVTDGDRPSPIPVAAPVPVAAPVPVAAPVPVATLEESPSVPSVPVAAHEESPARPIDRPAFEITPEEPPAVAEPPPIPPDELPAFTQPPEAFPSEPAPMPAAVGEPRWEIDPDTGERVHTGPIVLTFDGRIAPSSGESKNVMRILLGASAVTLVVGGALGYVILRNGDGEPAAASRSVPSRPAATLPVEAEPVQNARAAAPEPRPSAVPAVVPAPAEARMQEHAREAPAPSPLAKSEDARPAPPVARAAPPAVAQTAPVPAPTTAPALRGGSTRRTALTSDPGIASALQQLDQGDAAGAARQFESFVLSGNPDRFTLQVMIACQEETVKGARTRAGADDSLFILPYSLKGRSCYRVCWGVYADVDSARAAASGVPAALTGSTVPLVVPLSRLRTPG, from the coding sequence ATGCACGATCAGCCGCCCCAGGGATCGATCGACGACATTTTCCTGCCGAGACTCGTCGCCGGCCTGCATCTCCATGAGTTCGAGGGATCGCTGCGCCTGACCCTTGCCGATTCCGTCAAGGTCCTCTACTTCAAGAAGGGTGAAATCGCCTCGGCCGCGAGCAACGCCGATTCCGATCGGCTGGCCCACATCCTGATCCAGGAGGGGCGCCTCACGATCGAGCAGCTCGAGCTGACCCGGACGCGCATGGAGCCCGGAGCGTCCCTCGGGAAGACCCTGATCGAGATGGGCTTCCTGACCCCCACCGAGCTTCTGCAGGGCGCCCGCCGCCAGGTCCAGATCATCGTCGCCTCGTGTTTCACGGCGACCAGCGGATCTTACGAAATGGTCCCCGGACCGCTGCCGCCGGAGGTCACCTCTCTGGGCCTCGGCACCCGGCGGCTTCTGTTCGATTGTCTCATGCGGTCGGGCGACCGCGCCACGATCGTCCGCGAGATCGGCTCGATGGAGGCGGTGTACCGGCCGACGGACCGGCTCGAGTTCGTGCTGTCTTCGCTCAAGCTCGACTCCGAGATCGACCGGTTCGCCCGGCTCCTGAACGGCGCTGCGAGCCTGCACGACCTCAGCAGCCGCACGTCGCACGACGACTTCACGGTGGGCAGGGTCGTCCTCGCCCTCGAGCTCCTCGGCGGGGCGGAGAAGGTGCCGCCGACCGGGGAGGCGGCTCCGGTCGCCGCGGGCGGCCGCGCCATTCCGATTGTCGTGGCGACCCCGGATGCGGACCCCGCGCCGGCAGCCGAGGAAGGCGCCGATGACGACACGATCGAGATCGAGACGGAGGCGCTCGAGCCGGCCCCGCTCGTAGAAGTCGTCACCGACGGCGACCGGCCCTCCCCGATCCCAGTCGCGGCACCGGTCCCGGTTGCGGCACCGGTCCCGGTCGCGGCACCGGTCCCGGTCGCGACACTGGAGGAGAGTCCCTCGGTCCCGTCCGTCCCGGTCGCGGCACATGAGGAGAGTCCCGCGCGGCCGATCGACCGGCCCGCCTTCGAGATCACGCCGGAGGAGCCGCCCGCCGTCGCGGAGCCTCCCCCCATCCCACCGGATGAGCTGCCGGCCTTCACCCAGCCACCGGAGGCGTTCCCGTCCGAGCCGGCGCCGATGCCGGCAGCCGTCGGCGAGCCGCGCTGGGAGATCGATCCCGACACCGGAGAGCGCGTGCACACCGGGCCGATCGTGTTGACATTCGACGGCCGGATCGCGCCCAGCTCCGGCGAATCGAAGAACGTCATGCGGATCCTCCTCGGCGCCAGCGCGGTCACGCTCGTCGTCGGGGGGGCGCTCGGCTACGTCATCCTCCGCAACGGTGATGGCGAGCCGGCCGCCGCCTCGCGGTCCGTCCCTTCCCGACCGGCTGCGACGCTGCCGGTCGAGGCGGAGCCGGTCCAGAACGCCCGGGCCGCTGCGCCAGAGCCCCGGCCCTCCGCCGTCCCCGCAGTCGTGCCTGCGCCGGCCGAGGCCAGGATGCAGGAACACGCGCGTGAGGCTCCGGCACCCAGCCCTCTCGCGAAATCGGAAGACGCGCGACCGGCCCCGCCGGTGGCCCGCGCCGCTCCCCCGGCGGTCGCGCAGACAGCGCCCGTGCCTGCGCCGACGACTGCGCCTGCCCTGCGGGGCGGGTCGACCCGCCGGACCGCGCTCACGTCCGACCCCGGCATCGCCTCGGCCCTGCAGCAGCTCGACCAGGGGGACGCGGCTGGCGCCGCCCGGCAGTTCGAGTCCTTCGTTCTTTCCGGAAATCCCGATCGGTTCACGCTCCAGGTGATGATCGCCTGCCAGGAGGAGACCGTGAAGGGGGCGAGGACACGTGCCGGCGCGGACGACTCCCTGTTCATCCTTCCCTATTCGCTGAAGGGACGATCCTGTTACCGGGTCTGCTGGGGGGTTTATGCCGACGTCGATTCGGCGCGGGCGGCAGCCTCCGGCGTGCCGGCCGCGCTGACCGGCTCCACCGTTCCGCTCGTCGTGCCCCTGTCCCGTCTCCGGACCCCCGGATGA
- a CDS encoding tetratricopeptide repeat protein: MNARPRVRHRQILASLSLALCLASSGSPARADVIHLKNGATLAADAWEVSGDLLIISQGASRINVPRSQVDRIDPAPQASPTPAASPRAPAPAQSAAPLQATVSDETIQIGIDDLKRRIEDFPMARAQNTRNLVRLLDELGARALKSRDYDASLARFREALGYDAHDARAQLGLAATYLRTDQDIFARSTLERALLDHPDDADLHALLGDVYNGQERTQEALAEWRKAYELKPNDALKSKIDKLSRERAIDGSYRQSDAAHFTLKYDGERGGPDLGAQILDYLEGQFRALETRFDHYPLQPIIVILYPQRQFYEATQADSNVAGLYDGKIRVPIGGLQQLNAEARHVLVHELAHAFIAGKSHGTAPRWLHEGLAQVIEGKSTGTATGVSLAKEYQALPDKESWGQAFTYPSALSFAEYLDDRLGFPALLDVLETMAKGDTAEASFEKVTRYSLKELRQAWGEALVAKYLQ, from the coding sequence ATGAACGCCCGGCCGAGAGTCCGGCACCGGCAGATCCTTGCTTCCCTGTCCCTCGCCCTCTGTCTCGCATCGTCCGGATCGCCGGCCCGTGCCGACGTGATCCATCTCAAGAACGGAGCGACACTCGCCGCCGACGCGTGGGAGGTGAGCGGCGATCTCCTGATCATCAGCCAGGGCGCGTCGCGGATCAACGTTCCGCGGTCGCAGGTGGACAGGATCGATCCGGCGCCGCAGGCGTCGCCGACCCCGGCCGCCTCCCCCCGCGCCCCCGCTCCGGCGCAGAGCGCCGCGCCCCTGCAGGCGACCGTGTCCGACGAGACGATCCAGATCGGCATCGACGACCTGAAGCGCCGGATCGAAGACTTCCCCATGGCCCGGGCCCAGAACACCCGGAACCTCGTCAGGCTTCTCGACGAGCTCGGGGCGCGGGCGCTCAAGTCGCGCGACTACGATGCCTCGCTGGCCCGGTTCCGGGAAGCCCTCGGTTACGACGCGCACGACGCGCGGGCGCAGCTGGGCCTGGCCGCGACCTACCTGCGAACCGATCAGGACATATTCGCCCGATCGACTCTCGAGCGCGCGCTCCTCGACCACCCCGACGACGCGGACCTGCACGCCCTCCTCGGCGACGTGTACAACGGGCAGGAGCGCACGCAGGAAGCCCTGGCCGAATGGAGGAAGGCCTACGAACTGAAGCCGAACGACGCGCTCAAGAGCAAGATCGACAAGCTCTCCCGCGAGCGCGCGATCGACGGCTCCTACCGCCAGTCGGACGCGGCCCACTTCACCCTGAAGTACGACGGCGAGCGCGGCGGCCCGGACCTCGGCGCGCAGATCCTCGACTACCTCGAGGGTCAGTTCCGCGCGCTCGAGACGCGCTTCGATCACTATCCCCTGCAGCCGATCATCGTCATCCTCTACCCGCAGCGGCAGTTCTACGAAGCGACCCAGGCGGACTCGAACGTGGCCGGTCTTTACGACGGCAAGATCCGCGTGCCGATCGGCGGGTTGCAGCAGCTCAACGCCGAGGCCCGGCATGTCCTCGTCCACGAGCTGGCGCATGCCTTCATCGCCGGCAAGAGCCACGGCACAGCACCCCGCTGGCTGCACGAAGGCCTGGCCCAGGTGATCGAGGGGAAGTCCACCGGCACCGCGACCGGAGTCTCGCTGGCGAAGGAGTACCAGGCGCTCCCGGACAAGGAGAGCTGGGGCCAGGCGTTCACCTACCCGAGCGCCCTCTCGTTCGCCGAATACCTCGACGACCGCCTCGGCTTTCCCGCCCTTCTGGACGTCCTGGAGACGATGGCGAAGGGGGACACGGCGGAGGCGTCGTTCGAGAAGGTCACGCGTTACTCGCTCAAGGAATTGCGCCAGGCCTGGGGCGAGGCCCTGGTCGCCAAGTACTTGCAATAA
- a CDS encoding DnaJ domain-containing protein, whose amino-acid sequence MNGDLAQRALIDVLADVQKRQASGVLRIQKDATTRQIFIDAGIMIRFAVSTLPTESITALFRNRGALTDEQLRQATAAKLQDELLGTTIARLGLITKENLTELTREHIHRVVLGALAMREGTYEFQAGALPFREQLDGGLSTPEILLEWVRALPDADAIRRRFGSLEARVMMSPRPPEGYQAIKLNPAEGFIMSRVDGRTSAAEICMVSPMGEDTTVRALFGLALAGILTMPEGAVEIPLHPAAPAPRPGTAPRTTAPASSPAVGAPRAPTNGGAAAAPQTGTKQGPSAPRPGARPAGLAKPVGARAGASHPARRPAPSMAPRRVTSVIERVRPATPAELESEMLQRFEQMRDQDLYQILGVAAASPSDDVRRAYYGLAKKFHPDKFTREDMKAKAEKVFAHITEAYSTLSNAETRTKYDEDQAIRKGSHAQEKKADGGDMAHMNFKHGREMFDKGKLGEAISFLQNACDQDPSKAEHFHYLAQAQSRNPRWKKDAEENFLKAIERDPTNADIYAQLGSLYAKGGLHSKARDMFKKALQWDPASQEALDGLASEDAGRKGILGMFKK is encoded by the coding sequence ATGAACGGCGATCTCGCGCAGCGGGCCCTGATCGATGTCCTGGCCGATGTGCAAAAGCGCCAGGCCTCCGGCGTCCTGAGGATCCAGAAGGACGCCACCACACGCCAGATCTTCATCGACGCCGGCATCATGATCCGCTTCGCGGTCAGCACCCTGCCGACCGAGAGCATCACGGCCCTGTTCCGCAACAGGGGTGCCTTGACGGACGAGCAGCTGCGCCAGGCGACCGCGGCGAAGCTGCAGGACGAGCTCCTCGGCACGACGATCGCGCGCCTCGGGCTGATCACCAAGGAGAACCTCACCGAGCTGACCCGCGAGCACATCCATCGCGTCGTGCTGGGCGCCCTCGCGATGCGCGAGGGGACCTACGAGTTCCAGGCCGGCGCGCTTCCATTCCGCGAGCAGCTCGACGGCGGGCTGAGCACGCCGGAAATCCTGCTCGAATGGGTCCGCGCCCTCCCGGACGCCGACGCGATCAGACGACGCTTCGGCTCCCTCGAGGCCCGAGTCATGATGTCGCCCCGCCCGCCCGAGGGATATCAGGCGATCAAGCTCAACCCGGCGGAAGGATTCATCATGTCGCGCGTCGACGGACGGACCAGCGCGGCGGAGATCTGCATGGTGAGCCCGATGGGCGAGGACACGACGGTGCGGGCCCTCTTCGGCCTCGCCCTCGCGGGGATCCTGACCATGCCCGAAGGGGCCGTGGAGATCCCCCTGCATCCGGCGGCGCCGGCGCCGCGCCCCGGGACGGCCCCTCGGACCACGGCACCGGCATCCTCCCCCGCGGTTGGCGCCCCGCGCGCGCCGACGAACGGCGGTGCCGCCGCGGCACCGCAGACCGGGACGAAGCAGGGACCCTCCGCCCCCCGTCCCGGGGCGCGGCCGGCGGGCCTCGCGAAGCCGGTCGGGGCGCGCGCGGGCGCATCTCATCCGGCCAGGCGCCCCGCGCCGTCGATGGCGCCTCGACGCGTCACGTCGGTCATCGAGCGGGTGCGGCCGGCGACCCCGGCCGAGCTCGAGAGCGAGATGCTGCAGCGCTTCGAGCAGATGCGCGATCAGGACCTGTACCAGATCCTCGGCGTCGCCGCCGCGTCTCCTTCTGACGATGTGCGGCGCGCCTATTACGGCCTCGCGAAGAAGTTCCATCCCGACAAGTTCACGCGCGAGGACATGAAGGCCAAGGCCGAGAAGGTGTTCGCCCACATCACCGAGGCGTACTCCACTCTGTCGAATGCGGAGACGCGGACGAAGTACGACGAAGACCAGGCGATCCGCAAGGGCTCCCACGCGCAGGAGAAGAAGGCGGACGGCGGCGACATGGCGCACATGAACTTCAAGCACGGCAGGGAGATGTTCGACAAGGGGAAGCTCGGCGAGGCGATCTCCTTCCTGCAGAACGCGTGCGATCAGGATCCCTCCAAGGCCGAACACTTCCATTACCTGGCGCAGGCGCAGAGCCGGAACCCGCGCTGGAAGAAGGATGCCGAGGAGAATTTCCTGAAGGCCATCGAACGCGATCCGACCAACGCCGACATCTACGCGCAGCTGGGATCCCTCTACGCCAAGGGCGGGCTGCATTCCAAGGCGCGCGACATGTTCAAGAAGGCGCTGCAGTGGGACCCGGCCAGCCAGGAGGCGCTGGACGGGCTGGCGTCGGAGGACGCGGGGCGGAAGGGAATTCTAGGCATGTTTAAGAAGTAG
- a CDS encoding serine/threonine-protein kinase, giving the protein MSDDALNPGAESDRPERFGPYRVEDRIGAGGMGVVYLALDEALQRQVALKTLLPALAADPEFVARFKREAQSAAALNHPNITQIYTIGQEGHVPFFAMEFIRGRSLEAILREKGAIPAAEAAGYVLQAATGLRHAAQKKLIHRDIKPSNLMLTEDGVLKITDFGLAKAARSETQLTATGEILGSPGYISPEQASGAAIDARSDIYSLGATFYHLVTGRLPFEAPTPLAMIVKHMSEPLRSPRAVNPAVPYPIASAIQKMMAKRPGERFQDYDAVIRELERAQSTISADTAGPRAAGVVPAAQSWSATTGAELRGRAGRGPLPGADERPARAGGFSWMLMVLAALLGVLIVAGAVRHRRLAFRDAPGGQSAVASAVGEPVPGQAPVETQMSYTNRPAGDVFQKALRPGTSVEDKLRDRYRQKSRANLSFVSNDHSVLPDGRIKVFGRVQNSGGSSASQARVRVRILLDDGGMAAEGETPLDPSVVPPQGTATFEIPLDYRGPVGTIKAELIWVE; this is encoded by the coding sequence ATGAGCGACGACGCGTTGAACCCCGGCGCGGAGAGTGACCGACCGGAGCGCTTCGGCCCTTACAGGGTCGAGGATCGCATCGGCGCCGGAGGAATGGGCGTCGTCTATCTGGCCCTGGACGAGGCGCTGCAGCGGCAGGTGGCGCTCAAGACCCTCCTGCCTGCCCTGGCCGCGGATCCCGAGTTCGTCGCGCGCTTCAAGCGCGAAGCGCAGTCCGCGGCGGCCCTGAATCATCCGAACATCACCCAGATCTATACCATCGGGCAGGAGGGGCACGTGCCCTTCTTCGCCATGGAGTTCATCCGCGGTCGATCTCTCGAGGCGATCCTGAGGGAGAAGGGGGCGATCCCGGCGGCGGAGGCGGCCGGCTACGTTCTGCAGGCGGCGACGGGACTGCGTCACGCCGCGCAGAAAAAGCTGATCCATCGCGACATCAAGCCGAGCAATCTGATGCTGACCGAGGACGGTGTCCTGAAGATCACCGATTTCGGCCTGGCGAAGGCGGCGCGCTCGGAGACCCAGCTGACGGCGACCGGGGAGATCCTGGGATCGCCGGGCTACATCTCGCCCGAGCAGGCCTCGGGTGCCGCGATCGACGCGCGATCGGACATCTACTCGCTGGGCGCCACCTTCTACCACCTGGTGACCGGACGACTGCCGTTCGAGGCGCCGACGCCGCTGGCGATGATCGTGAAGCACATGAGCGAGCCTCTGCGCTCGCCGCGCGCGGTCAACCCCGCCGTTCCCTACCCGATCGCCTCCGCGATCCAGAAGATGATGGCCAAGCGTCCCGGCGAGCGGTTCCAGGACTACGACGCTGTCATCCGCGAGCTGGAGCGGGCGCAATCCACGATTTCGGCCGACACCGCCGGACCGCGCGCCGCCGGTGTCGTTCCGGCGGCGCAGTCGTGGAGCGCCACGACCGGTGCCGAGCTGCGCGGACGCGCGGGGCGCGGCCCGCTGCCCGGCGCCGACGAGCGACCCGCCCGGGCGGGCGGGTTCTCCTGGATGTTGATGGTGCTCGCCGCCCTTCTCGGAGTTCTCATCGTGGCGGGCGCGGTCAGGCACCGTCGCCTGGCCTTCCGCGACGCCCCCGGCGGACAGAGCGCCGTCGCGAGCGCCGTCGGAGAGCCGGTCCCCGGGCAGGCGCCCGTGGAGACCCAGATGAGCTACACGAACCGGCCCGCCGGTGATGTCTTCCAGAAGGCCCTGCGCCCCGGGACGTCGGTGGAGGATAAGCTGCGCGATCGTTACCGTCAGAAGAGCCGGGCGAACCTGTCGTTCGTCTCCAACGACCACTCCGTCCTTCCGGACGGCCGGATCAAGGTGTTCGGGCGGGTCCAGAACAGCGGCGGAAGCTCGGCCTCGCAGGCCCGGGTGAGGGTGCGCATCCTCCTGGACGATGGCGGTATGGCGGCCGAGGGGGAGACGCCGCTCGATCCTTCGGTCGTCCCTCCGCAGGGCACCGCGACTTTCGAGATTCCGCTCGACTACCGGGGCCCGGTCGGCACGATCAAGGCCGAGCTGATCTGGGTCGAATAG
- a CDS encoding CDP-alcohol phosphatidyltransferase family protein, with protein sequence MLTLANQLTIFRMVMIPLLITLLLGNLHGWALLVFILAGVTDALDGLIARRYRQSSNIGAFLDPMADKLLMTACFIVLALPDHPKSVPEFHMPNHIPLSLTIVAISRDVFIVIIALLVHLTSGTTSFRPTFLGKLTTVVQVVTIGTVMLLNYLGREQPVLVEGLVWLTLAVTLASGFHYIYRATRTVEGG encoded by the coding sequence ATGCTGACACTGGCCAACCAGCTGACCATCTTCCGGATGGTGATGATCCCGCTGCTGATCACCCTCCTGCTCGGCAACCTGCACGGCTGGGCTCTGCTGGTGTTCATCCTCGCGGGGGTCACCGACGCCCTGGACGGATTGATCGCGAGACGCTACCGCCAGAGCTCGAACATCGGCGCCTTCCTGGACCCGATGGCCGACAAACTCCTGATGACCGCCTGCTTCATCGTGCTGGCCCTTCCGGATCATCCGAAGTCGGTCCCGGAATTCCACATGCCCAACCACATCCCGCTGTCCCTGACCATCGTGGCGATCAGCCGGGACGTGTTCATCGTCATCATCGCGCTCCTCGTCCACCTGACCTCGGGCACCACCAGCTTCCGGCCGACATTTCTCGGCAAGCTGACGACGGTCGTCCAGGTCGTGACGATCGGCACGGTGATGCTGTTGAACTACCTGGGACGGGAGCAGCCGGTCCTGGTCGAAGGGCTCGTCTGGCTGACGCTCGCCGTCACGCTGGCCTCCGGCTTCCACTACATCTATCGCGCCACCCGCACCGTCGAAGGGGGCTGA